In the genome of Xenopus laevis strain J_2021 chromosome 1S, Xenopus_laevis_v10.1, whole genome shotgun sequence, one region contains:
- the alms1.S gene encoding uncharacterized protein alms1.S isoform X2, which translates to MEEEETAALETEKPEVPDGSSLIATTPPISHFCLVEEDVSQSSSPGTHISSTSGISLGEAIRQSASKGMESWYQLPAEEDASSFMPPFNETGAFANQTEFPTIEEGTLHSEPDETKGLTLGNMHSLRFETQDSRLSPCLPLLISTSTQGHKIFDDTLYQQTELDFAPLSASLDISEFPGHTSKSLLISDAETLTAKEVSEDVVGENTTLTKNPLPFSTEGDHDFTNLHVLSQHPLPSTQEDVDFVQWSHTISNNTKSEPLQAASYNKQPASPLENLDMVFSQEDGSFLDSSIPAPVLLELLEKEVGILGSSEVSSTNSSSENVSNKIAGIRYTPQDLHLGEQMYYNSQPQGLDDSEKISEQYLVEGETFQDSSEIDFNIETLKDDESLHPNKNRFHHSGITLRLSKGPSSVPGKDDLHKQLCDEIQKRYKERMLLKSTAGPGEKGATHDISSLTKASTDLNKNDTVVEVQSSVTPDELTVFSRCSIERGHKDSEISPTVNPTVEDSSFIGRLAYPISQSTPGTFTGITVRNKLTDRLMQIKAKLTGSNMYLTEEPLSNTSTAPVFTKPQSLQSSQDYAESNDSQTSLSPDRRRIQSLPSLNYIEKVGSWNTNQSFDALVLRGLTGISPKKKAYHAVADSLNRMLSKQSDSTLPKSRPFTLSRGTGSMNNLTATETEHSGNPQLIRSQSCTTVPTRSTESADTDTQGAVVISVKQGSGRVAESNDVQKVGSYNLVPLDSSLVYKSLEQPVDNKETTEKPSSGQERTSQTQQLKGDVGSSTMAMDRFSDVSPDNEFLSSSCSSGHTNQMHSLTSLEVDNFVPLWQPSVKTPEELKEINIEERIPTYLRNLGIDQSPSTILTPFAPKGPIREHEFSPSELRTIKGSTATPNRSMRFSEGGSQSEADISQSSVYSTASTTSVSIPMGSDAGLDSPLPAEMFSQFSSRSTGDRPVSKYDMTKRFGEDNENLQSGLKEVAVGILASEFQAVDIGAAPPLSMEHQGGMENAESLNMVKQLLDHFKCKTISPDQHFSNTSDIEATDFLGMASVSVTPLQKPASAASIGSVAGIPMQNPALDDSFSSVAGIPMQNPASADSFSSVSGIPMQKPASADSFSSVSGIPMQKPASADSFSSVSGIPMQNPASADSFSSVSGIPLQKPASADSFSSVSGILLQKPPMADSFSWVAGIPMQKPASADSFSSVSGIPMQKPASADSFSSVSGIPMQKPASADSFSSVSGIPMQNPASADLFSSVAGIPMQKPASADSFGSVSGIPMQKPVSADSFNSVSGIPLQKPASEDNFSLVSGISTQKLASADSFNSVSGIPLQKPTSADYFNSVSGIPLQKPASADSFSSVSGIPMQKPASADSFSSVSGIPMQNPASADLFSSVAGIPMQKPVSADSFNSVSGIPLQKPASEDNFSLVSGISTQKLASADSFNSVSGIPLQKPTSADYFNSVSGIPLQKPASADSFSSVAGIPMLKPAFPDSFGLPSVSGIPLQILASADPFGSASVSGNPLQKPASAVSFNLGSISGIPLQNSALDSVNDSFVGAKTLNEIRKLLAEADTVGLNESGNSYAASQVKGISGSSSPMWLKSGDSIASAALESRFTNLKDDRLPELSWDASRNSSLKFDKDSQVNVGWDDSLASTDQFKYSIDLENKIEGLNQSIPQLKQESLYERSEPEGEVMTVNKVQFYSPFRDGTRNNKASTSSGATECNSGLPRNVTSVIGGLEKALAMAALSYGRVTEEVTESDDSTADSLAGRVKSLLKKDAPLMHTTQTSSDGGETRTRASVQLKLANRSSITETILNEEDRRRIEQIKRELMEGAKESQLEQNASHVNADRMACDLWLKSEPFYLCPTPSPDLSQSNPRTQPEVIENTLEQLAPFTATGTFYKGNGETSVKEKSGLLGEFIVPLQLTDLHCTEATQGKLSQQEAPVSPKSSLEFSKPVKSITFSSHKRSSPLSLSSSSERGSPAEISSAVQARTYDGADPNKLTPTATAEWISDNCTAVLDAQHTPVSQLEHRHWQQSPSPDSSECGHHAQSSFALSTENESSPEHPGNIISLAPEITTHSLPDFIQVVPLSVSLNQSFHSGHADRQRPDFTEENDERVHFSAEPLTPSSSSPTASSPARKAISCVHVQISPKQEDCKKLDFGPKLSSGSAWVNDVANGKLQSEEPDLSASRATNLQGKEGALIKQDCVDEELISSSPQFHTKPSGSGIQLLASTLTTPERAATVQFSRIPSHDATTQITTESPAITTFSAEIFIDSREKDIISTSDVTARTTPYCAHLSPATDQPLLVPYRPHGSPEFYYVPYTDGLSRFSPVSTIESSHTGSNDAVSPKFPVEVLGSGTDRLPDSAMVWHKEGIYSKGPSPKLAWEGSTAPHKATALETSPRRSAVRHALEKESEHQMGSYGKAPYTALTQRDLHHELSSRLDRERERPFLFSSQTEENVFFPLKPEIDFSREQQCDDATSLRRNNPAESSVLRKTKSLFAPFSKSFQSPEVTGRRSESGQVSAYTLDGNSISDNGEHSLTSARYISDGHKQLHKSQSNLNQSDVSQQSLDDLWARYTNRKKLQQSVTMNNHELSLMERLHRLARLFHNSSSQLSAKDEPLPDPEQSKNHVKERIWEDSGRKAERWNVKKHSGMNLSVRKGYSLNEMEVMDPADKTSVGLDFYPLLRNNKSDSTPSETEMATQTGSEVATQTSESSSVATLTVSSSISTIDTARLINAFGPERVCPSSRLFHLYNAIDLQKRRSEENKGMHSRTDTGEVYRSSHKTPDSASSVSTSEKSWQPRPALKSKKSSKYLNKGVQAGNLEIVNSATKKNTRDVGTVFPSPRGYAHKPHTQGHIQREERSWCSNAFTQQSGRNRQGTAQGLSWFVPAENLKSDSRKENRSDIKKAPSASWYEPMTNTKPWREPLREKNMEEQFLKRVHGQLNRSHLDPPENKVLKPFSKVTLQESLKSHRPDFIFRSRERVKRLHLLAEERRLQTVFQSEREKLFNQPVKTSKWETEQQLQDYRLNQKNRMIPKKEMVQHSKRIYEQLPEVKKRREEEKRRQEYQSYRLKAQHFQKTCVIHTTKQHR; encoded by the exons GGTATGGAGTCCTGGTACCAGCTGCCAGCTGAGGAGGATGCCAGTAGCTTTATGCCGCCATTTAACGAGACAGGGGCTTTCGCCAACCAGACGGAGTTCCCCACGATAGAGGAAGGAACTTTACATTCAGAACCAGATGAGACAAAAGGACTTACTCTGGGCAACATGCACTCATTACGGTTTG AGACCCAGGACAGCCGCCTTTCTCCTTGTCTCCCACTTCTGATTTCTACCTCCACTCAGGGGCACAAGATTTTTGATGATACCCTGTACCAGCAGACTGaattggattttgcacctttgaG TGCTTCCCTTGATATATCTGAATTTCCTGGGCATACATCAAAGTCCCTGCTAATAAGCGATGCAGAAACGCTGACAGCCAAAGAGGTTTCAGAGGATGTAGTTGGTGAGAACACTACACTGACCAAGAATCCTCTCCCTTTTAGCACTGAAGGAGACCATGACTTCACAAACCTGCATGTTCTATCACAACACCCATTGCCTTCTACCCAGGAAGATGTTGATTTTGTTCAGTGGTCTCACACTATTTCTAACAACACAAAATCTGAACCCTTGCAAGCAGCCTCCTATAATAAGCAACCTGCTTCTCCCTTAGAGAATCTGGACATGGTGTTCAGCCAAGAAGATGGTTCTTTCTTGGATAGTAGCATTCCAGCTCCTGTGTTACTGGAGCTTTTAGAGAAGGAAGTTGGTATATTGGGAAGCAGCGAAGTATCTTCTACAAATAGCTCTTCTGAAAATGTCTCAAACAAAATAGCAGGAATCAGGTATACACCTCAAGATCTACATTTAGGGGAGCAAATGTACTACAATTCTCAACCTCAAGGGCTTGATGACTCAGAGAAAATATCTGAACAATATCTTGTTGAGGGTGAAACCTTTCAAGATTCCAGCGAAATAGATTTTAATATTGAAACCTTAAAAGATGATGAAAGCCTACATCCAAATAAAAACAGATTCCATCATTCTGGAATAACTTTACGCCTGTCTAAAGGGCCATCTTCTGTGCCCGGAAAAGATGATCTTCATAAACAGCTTTGTGATGAAATTCAGAAACGGTACAAAGAGAGAATGTTATTGAAATCAACTGCGGGTCCAGGTGAGAAGGGGGCCACACACGATATATCTTCTCTGACGAAAGCCTCCACAGATCTGAACAAAAATGACACTGTAGTGGAAGTGCAGTCAAGCGTCACCCCAGATGAGCTGACTGTTTTCTCTCGCTGTAGCATTGAGAGGGGGCACAAAGATTCTGAGATTTCACCAACTGTAAACCCAACAGTAGAGGACAGCTCATTCATTGGGCGACTGGCTTATCCTATCTCTCAGTCCACTCCCGGAACATTTACAGGGATAACTGTCAGAAACAAGCTCACTGACAGACTGATGCAAATTAAAGCCAAACTTACAGGGTCTAACATGTATTTAACAGAGGAACCCCTTAGTAACACCTCTACAGCACCTGTATTCACAAAGCCGCAGTCTTTGCAGAGTAGCCAGGATTATGCTGAGAGCAACGATTCTCAAACGTCCCTGTCCCCAGATAGGCGCAGGATTCAGTCACTCCCAAGTCTTAACTACATTGAAAAGGTTGGGTCTTGGAACACCAACCAGTCCTTTGATGCTTTAGTTCTTCGTGGCTTGACAGGCATATCCCCTAAAAAGAAAGCCTATCATGCAGTGGCAGACTCCTTAAACCGCATGCTGTCCAAGCAATCAGACAGTACTTTGCCAAAAAGCAGACCTTTTACCTTGTCTCGGGGAACGGGGTCCATGAATAACTTGACTGCCACCGAGACTGAGCATTCTGGCAACCCTCAACTTATTAGGTCCCAGTCTTGTACTACTGTACCAACGAGAAGCACAGAAAGTGCAGACACTGATACTCAAGGTGCAGTGGTCATATCAGTGAAACAGGGCAGCGGCAGGGTCGCTGAATCAAATGATGTGCAGAAAGTTGGTTCTTACAATTTAGTTCCTCTGGATTCTTCTCTGGTTTACAAATCTCTAGAGCAGCCTGTTGATAATAAAGAGACTACTGAAAAGCCAAGCAGCGGTCAAGAAAGAACCTCTCAAACACAGCAGCTGAAAGGAGATGTTGGTAGCAGCACCATGGCAATGGATCGCTTCAGCGATGTTTCTCCAGATAATGAATTCTTAAGTAGTTCATGTTCGAGTGGTCACACAAACCAGATGCATTCGCTGACTAGTTTAGAAGTAGacaattttgtccctctttggcAACCGTCTGTTAAAACACCAGAGGAGCTAAAAGAAATCAACATTGAAGAAAGGATACCG ACTTATCTCCGCAACCTTGGCATAGACCAGTCGCCCTCCACCATACTAACACCCTTTGCTCCAAAAGGACCAATTAGAGAACATGAGTTTTCACCTTCTGAACTGAGGACAATAAAAGGGTCGACAGCCACTCCAAACAGAAGCATGCGTTTTTCGGAAG GAGGCTCTCAGAGTGAAGCTGACATCTCTCAATCCAGCGTCTATTCGACTGCATCTACAACAAGTGTGTCGATTCCCATGGGATCAGATGCTGGTCTGGATTCTCCTTTGCCAGCTGAAATGTTCTCCCAGTTTAGCTCAAGATCTACTGGGGATAGACCAGTTAGCAAGTATGATATGACCAAACGTTTTGGAGAAGATAATGAGAATCTTCAGTCTGGTCTGAAGGAAGTAGCCGTAGGGATACTGGCCAGTGAGTTTCAGGCTGTGGATATCGGTGCAGCTCCACCTTTATCCATGGAGCACCAAGGTGGCATGGAAAATGCTGAGTCGTTAAATATGGTTAAGCAACTCCTTGATCACTTTAAATGTAAAACTATTAGTCCGGATCAGCATTTCTCCAATACATCTGACATTGAAGCTACAGATTTCTTAGGCATGGCATCAGTATCTGTGACTCCTTTGCAGAAGCCAGCCTCGGCAGCTTCTATTGGCTCGGTAGCCGGGATCCCCATGCAGAATCCAGCCTTAGACGATTCATTCAGCTCAGTAGCAGGGATCCCTATGCAGAATCCAGCCTCAGCAGATTCATTCAGCTCAGTATCTGGGATCCCCATGCAGAAGCCAGCCTCAGCAGATTCATTCAGCTCAGTATCTGGGATCCCCATGCAGAAGCCAGCCTCAGCAGATTCATTCAGCTCAGTATCTGGGATCCCCATGCAGAACCCAGCCTCAGCAGATTCATTCAGCTCAGTATCTGGGATCCCCTTGCAGAAACCAGCCTCAGCAGATTCTTTCAGCTCAGTATCTGGGATCCTCTTGCAGAAGCCACCCATGGCAGATTCATTCAGCTGGGTAGCAGGGATCCCCATGCAGAAGCCAGCCTCAGCAGATTCATTCAGCTCAGTATCTGGGATCCCCATGCAGAAGCCAGCCTCGGCAGATTCATTCAGCTCAGTATCTGGGATCCCCATGCAGAAGCCAGCCTCAGCAGATTCATTCAGCTCAGTATCTGGGATCCCCATGCAGAATCCAGCCTCAGCAGATTTATTCAGCTCAGTAGCAGGGATCCCCATGCAGAAGCCAGCCTCAGCAGATTCTTTCGGCTCAGTATCTGGGATCCCCATGCAGAAGCCAGTCTCAGCAGATTCTTTCAACTCAGTATCTGGGATCCCTTTGCAGAAGCCAGCCTCAGAAGATAATTTCAGCTTAGTATCTGGGATCTCCACGCAGAAGCTAGCCTCAGCAGATTCTTTCAACTCAGTATCTGGGATCCCTTTGCAGAAGCCAACCTCAGCAGATTATTTCAACTCAGTATCTGGGATCCCCTTGCAGAAGCCAGCCTCGGCAGATTCATTCAGCTCAGTATCTGGGATCCCCATGCAGAAGCCAGCCTCAGCAGATTCATTCAGCTCAGTATCTGGGATCCCCATGCAGAATCCAGCCTCAGCAGATTTATTCAGCTCAGTAGCAGGGATCCCCATGCAGAAGCCAGTCTCAGCAGATTCTTTCAACTCAGTATCTGGGATCCCTTTGCAGAAGCCAGCCTCAGAAGATAATTTCAGCTTAGTATCTGGGATCTCCACGCAGAAGCTAGCCTCAGCAGATTCTTTCAACTCAGTATCTGGGATCCCTTTGCAGAAGCCAACCTCAGCAGATTATTTCAACTCAGTATCTGGGATCCCCTTGCAGAAGCCAGCCTCAGCAGATTCATTCAGCTCAGTAGCAGGGATCCCCATGCTGAAGCCAGCGTTTCCAGATTCATTTGGACTGCCATCAGTATCTGGGATCCCTTTGCAGATTTTGGCCTCAGCAGATCCATTCGGCTCAGCATcagtatctggaaaccccttgCAGAAGCCTGCCTCTGCAGTTTCATTTAACTTGGGGTCCATATCTGGTATCCCTTTGCAAAATTCAGCTTTGGATTCTGTAAATGATTCTTTTGTTGGTGCAAAGACTTTGAATGAGATACGCAAACTGCTGGCAGAAGCTGACACTGTTGGTTTGAATGAGTCCGGTAATAGCTACGCGGCTTCTCAGGTTAAAGGCATTTCTGGCTCTTCTTCACCAATGTGGCTGAAATCAGGTGACTCCATAGCTTCTGCTGCATTGGAAAGCAGGTTTACAAACCTGAAAGATGATCGATTGCCAGAGCTATCATGGGATGCCTCTCGAAACAGCAGCCTTAAATTTGACAAAGATTCACAAGTAAATGTGGGTTGGGATGATTCTCTAGCCAGCACTGACCAATTTAAATATAGCATTGATTTGGAAAACAAAATAGAAGGCCTAAACCAAAGCATTCCACAGTTAAAACAAGAAAGTCTTTATGAGAGATCTGAGCCTGAAGGTGAAGTGATGACTGTTAATAAGGTGCAATTTTATTCTCCCTTTCGTGATGGCACAAGAAACAATAAAGCCAGCACCAGTTCTGGAGCCACTGAATGCAACTCAGGCCTTCCTCGAAATGTTACAAGTGTCATAGGAGGTTTGGAAAAAGCACTGGCCATGGCTGCTCTGTCCTATGGACGAGTAACAGAGGAGGTGACAGAAAGTGATGACAGCACCGCTGACTCTCTAGCTGGACGAGTGAAAAGTCTGCTAAAGAAAGATGCACCATTGATGCACACAACACAGACCAGTAGTGATGGGGGTGAGACAAGAACACGCG CTTCTGTGCAGCTGAAACTGGCCAATCGTTCTTCCATTACAGAGACAATCCTAAATGAGGAGGATAGGAGACGTATAGAACAGATTAAGAGAGAGTTAATGGAGGGGGCAAAGGAATCACAGCTGGAGCAG AATGCCTCCCATGTGAATGCTGACAGGATGGCATGTGACCTATGGCTGAAGTCAGAACCGTTTTATTTATGCCCGACTCCATCACCTGACCTCAGTCAAAGCAATCCGAGGACACAGCCTGAGGTGATCGAAAACACTCTGGAACAGTTGGCGCCGTTTACAGCTACTGGAACATTCTACAAAGGGAATGGTGAAACGTCTGTGAAAGAGAAGTCTGGCCTGTTGGGAGAGTTCATTGTGCCACTGCAGCTGACAGATTTGCACTGTACAGAAGCCACACAGGGGAAATTGAGCCAGCAGGAGGCTCCTGTTAGTCCAAAGTCAAGTCTGGAATTCTCCAAGCCGGTAAAATCCATTaccttttcatcacacaaacgcAGCTCCCCTCTTTCCCTTTCCTCCAGTTCAGAAAGGGGGTCTCCCGCAGAAATTTCCTCTGCTGTGCAAGCACGCACTTATGATGGGGCTGATCCTAATAAATTGACCCCCACTGCAACAGCCGAGTGGATCTCAGACAACTGCACAGCTGTACTGGATGCCCAACATACACCCGTCTCCCAGCTGGAACATAGACATTGGCAACAGAGTCCCAGCCCTGACTCATCAGAATGCGGCCATCATGCACAGAGCAGTTTTGCACTAAGCACTGAGAATGAGAGCAGCCCTGAACATCCAGGCAACATTATATCTCTGGCACCAGAAATCACTACCCACAGCCTCCCTGATTTCATTCAGGTTGTTCCTCTGTCTGTTTCCTTAAATCAGAGCTTCCATTCAGGCCATGCAGATAGACAACGTCCAGATTTTACAGAAGAGAATGATGAGAGAGTCCATTTCTCTGCAGAGCCTTTAACTCCATCCAGTTCCAGTCCAACTGCTTCATCTCCAGCTAGAAAAGCCATATCTTGTGTTCATGTTCAAATCTCCCCCAAACAGGAGGACTGCAAGAAACTTGATTTTGGGCCGAAGCTCTCCAGTGGCTCTGCATGGGTTAATGACGTGGCTAATGGCAAGCTCCAGTCAGAGGAACCTGATCTCTCCGCATCACGTGCTACAAACTTGCAGGGGAAGGAGGGGGCATTAATAAAACAAGATTGTGTTGATGAAGAACTGATATCATCTTCCCCACAGTTTCACACAAAGCCAAGTGGCAGTGGCATTCAATTACTTGCGAGTACCCTCACTACACCAGAGAGAGCAGCAACTGTGCAGTTCAGCCGCATTCCCTCACATGATGCAACCACACAGATAACCACGGAGAGCCCAGCCATAACAACCTTCTCTGCAGAGATCTTTATTGACAGTAGAGAGAAGGATATAATATCCACGTCAGATGTAACGGCCAGAACGACTCCATATTGTGCGCATCTCTCCCCTGCGACTG atCAACCTTTGCTCGTGCCTTATAGACCTCATGGGAGTCCTGAGTTTTACTATGTTCCCTATACTGATGGATTATCCAGGTTCTCTCCTGTCAGCACCATAGAGAGCTCCCACACAG GCTCCAATGATGCAGTTTCCCCCAAATTTCCAGTGGAAGTCCTGGGCTCAGGCACAGACCGCCTGCCTGATTCAGCAATGGTGTGGCATAAGGAAGGCATCTACAGCAAAGGCCCCAGCCCCAAACTAGCTTGGGAAGGAAGCACAGCACCACATAAGGCAACTGCTTTGG AGACTTCACCAAGAAGGTCGGCTGTGCGACATGCACTGGAGAAAGAGTCAGAGCATCAGATGGGTTCATATGGTAAAGCACCTTATACTGCTCTTACACAAAGAGACTTGCATCATGAACTTAGTTCCAGGTTAGATCGTGAGCGAGAAAGACCTTTCCTTTTTTCCAGCCAGACTGAGGAAAATGTATTCTTCCCCTTAAAGCCAGAAATAGATTTCAGCAGAGAACAGCAATGTGATGACGCCACCAGCCTGAGGCGAAACAATCCAGCTGAAAGTTCTGTGCTAAGAAAAACTAAAAGTCTTTTTGCTCCTTTTTCCAAGAGTTTTCAGAGCCCAGAAGTCACTGGGAGGAGATCAGAGTCTGGGCAGGTCTCTGCATATACACTTGACGGCAATTCTATCAGTGATAATGGTGAGCATTCCCTTACTAGTGCTCGCTACATTTCTGATGGACATAAACAATTGCACAAGTCCCAGTCGAATTTGAATCAGAGTGATGTCTCCCAGCAGAGCTTGGATGATCTCTGGGCTCGTTACACAAACAGGAAAAAGCTTCAGCAGTCGGTAACCATGAACAATCATGAGCTTTCTCTGATGGAGAGGCTACATCGCCTGGCCAGGCTGTTTCACAATTCCTCCTCTCAACTCTCAGCAAAGGATGAGCCACTTCCTGACCCAGAGCAAAGCAAGAACCATGTGAAAGAGAGAATCTGGGAAGACAGTGGCAGAAAAGCAGAAAGATGGAATGTCAAGAAGCATTCTGGAATGAACCTGAGTGTAAGGAAAGGATATTCACTGAATGAGATGGAGGTTATGGATCCAGCTGATAAGACATCTGTAGGCTTAGACTTCTACCCACTGCTCCGTAACAACAAATCAGACAGCACTCCTTCCGAAACAGAAATGGCAACGCAAACAGGCAGTGAGGTGGCGACACAGACATCCGAATCGAGCTCTGTAGCCACTCTCACAGTATCCAGCTCTATATCTACCATAGACACAGCGCGCCTTATAAACGCCTTTGGTCCTGAAAGAGTCTGTCCCTCATCCCGGCTCTTCCACTTGTATAACGCCATCGACCTTCAGAAGAGACGCTCGGAAGAAAACAAAGGAATGCACAGCAGAACAGACACTGGGGAAGTTTACCGAAGCTCACATAAG aCCCCAGACTCTGCATCTTCTGTCTCCACGTCTGAAAAATCTTGGCAACCAAGACCAGCCCTCAAAAGCAAAAAGAGCAGCAAATACTTGAACAAAGGTGTCCAGGCAG GAAATCTGGAAATTGTGAATAGTGCTACAAAGAAAAACACAAGGGATGTTGGCACAGTTTTTCCATCACCGAGAGGGTATGCCCATAAACCTCACACCCAGGGACACATCCAGAGGGAAGAGCGTTCCTGGTGCAGCAATGCCTTTACTCAGCAAAGTGGGAGGAACAGACAGGGCACAGCACAAG GGCTGAGTTGGTTTGTTCCAGCTGAGAACTTGAAATCCGACTCGAGAAAAGAGAATAGGTCTGACATCAAGAAAGCCCCCAGTGCAAGTTGGTACGAGCCTATGACCAATACAAAGCCCTGGAGGGAGCCCCTGAGAGAGAAGAACATGGAGGAACAGTTCCTGAAAAGAGTCCATGGTCAACTGAACAGATCCCACTTGGATCCCCCTGAGAACAAGGTGCTGAAGCCATTTTCCAAAGTTACTCTACAG GAATCTCTGAAGTCTCACCGACCCGATTTCATATTCCGCTCTCGGGAGCGAGTGAAGCGTTTGCACCTTTTAGCCGAGGAGCGCAGGCTACAGACGGTGTTCCAGAGTGAAAGAGAGAAGCTTTTCAATCAACCAGTGAAAACCAGCAAGTGGGAGACAGAGCAACAGCTGCAAG ACTACAGGTTAAACCAGAAAAACAGAATGATCCCTAAGAAAGAAATGGTCCAGCACTCCAAAAG GATTTATGAGCAGCTCCCGGAAGTGAAGAAAAGACGAGAGGAAGAGAAGAGGAGACAGGAATATCAATCCTATCGGCTGAAGGCTCAGCACTTCCAAAag ACATGCGTTATTCATACCACCAAGCAACACCGTTGA